Proteins encoded in a region of the Massilia sp. UMI-21 genome:
- the ybeY gene encoding rRNA maturation RNase YbeY: MQEKKHKLDLEVQYADTRLEQDLTQAMLQRWVEAALLGPAELSIRFVDAEEGQALNRQYRGKDYATNVLTFAYNEGEELGEDDPTQADIVLCTDILQREAEEQGKTVEEHAAHLVVHGVLHAQGYDHEHDEEAEEMEQFERDIMEVLGYPDPYSE; the protein is encoded by the coding sequence ATGCAAGAAAAAAAACATAAGCTCGACCTCGAGGTCCAGTACGCCGATACCCGCCTGGAACAGGATCTGACGCAAGCCATGCTGCAGCGCTGGGTCGAAGCCGCCCTGCTCGGGCCGGCCGAACTGTCGATCCGCTTCGTCGATGCCGAGGAAGGCCAGGCCTTGAACCGCCAGTACCGCGGCAAGGACTACGCGACCAACGTGCTCACCTTCGCCTACAACGAAGGCGAGGAACTGGGCGAGGACGATCCGACCCAGGCCGACATCGTCCTGTGCACCGACATCCTGCAGCGCGAGGCCGAAGAACAGGGCAAGACGGTCGAGGAACACGCGGCCCACCTGGTGGTGCACGGCGTGCTGCACGCCCAGGGCTACGACCACGAGCACGACGAAGAGGCCGAGGAAATGGAACAGTTCGAGCGCGACATCATGGAAGTGCTCGGCTATCCGGACCCGTATTCGGAATAA